The DNA sequence CAAGTGCGGCATACACGTGGCCCAGATAGAACCACGCGTCCGGGTACCCCGCCTCATCCAACTCCAGCACTTTGCGCAAGCGCTCCGCGGCCTTGTCGAATTGGCCGCTCTGCGCGGAGAACATGCCCAAGTGCCACTGCACTTCGGCGTTCCCTGGATCCTCTTCGGCCAATTCGCGCAGCATCATGATGCCGCGCATGGGGTCCGGTCCATTCACCAAGGCCACGGCCTCGGCGGTGCGCATCTTGAGGGGGTCCACTTGGGCCGCCTCTTTCTTCCCGGCGGGTATCCGGGGCGCCAACATCAAAAGAACGACCGCCACCAAGGCAGCTCCCAAGGCCAGGGCCTGAGGTTTGCCCAACCGCATCACGACTTGTCACCGCCGGAGCGGTTCTTCACCTTGTCCACGAACACATCGGCAGGCTTGAACGCGGGCACGTCATGGGCCGGGATGATGATCGTGGTGTTCTTCGCCAGTATCCGCCCGGTCTTCTGGGCCCTGTGCTTCACCACGAAGCTGCCGAAGCCCCGCAGATGCACGGCCTCGCCCTTCTCCAGACTGCTCTTCACCTCCTCCATGAACGCCTCCATAACGACCAGCACCACGTTCCTTTCCACGCCGGTGCGCTTCGCGATGATGCCGACCAGTTCCGCCTTCGTCATACCCGTGGTTCTTTTTGGGGCCGCAAAGATAGACTTATGACCGATCCGCGCAATGCATCTTTGCCCTGTATGTCAAGGCTTTCTTGGCTTGGCCAGGCCCTGCTTCCGTGGTACGATGCCCAGCGGCGCGATCTGCCCTGGCGGGATTCCGCGGACCCCTACGCCATCTGGTTGAGTGAAGTGATCCTGCAACAGACCCGGGTGGACCAGGGCATGGCCTACTGGCACCGGTTCCTGGAGCGGTTCCCTGATGTGGCCACGCTTGCCGCAGCTACAGAGGATGAGGTGTTGAAGCTGTGGCAGGGCCTGGGGTATTACAGCCGGGCGCGAAACCTGCTGGCCGCAGCGCGCGAGATCGCGGCCAGGCATGGTGGCCACCTGCCCGGACGGTACGATGAGCTGCGAAAACTGCCTGGTATAGGTCCATATACGGCTGCGGCCATCTCGTCCATCGCCTTCCATGAACCCCAAGCGGCGGTGGATGGCAATGTGTATCGCGTGCTGGCGCGCGTCTTCGGCATCGACGCGCCCATCGACCAGCCTGCGGGCCAGCGCCGCTTCGCCGAACTGGCCCAGCAAGTGCTCGACCCGGCAAGGCCGGGCGACCACAACCAGGCCATGATGGAGTTGGGTGCATTGGTGTGCCTGCCGAAGCGGCCAGTTTGCACGGAATGTCCCTTGGCGACACGTTGCGTGGCGCTCGCCGATGGTTGCGTGGACCGCCTGCCGGTGAAGGCTGGCCGAACCCAGGTGCGGGAGCGCCACTTCAATTTCCTGCACATCGAAGACGCTGGCGGGATCTTCATGGAGCGACGGAATGGGCAGGACATCTGGAAAGGACTTTACCAGCTTCCACTGCTCGAGACCGCCCGTGCGGCAGGGAGGGCCGGTCTTTTGTCCGCGCTCCGCACCAACGTGCCGGGGCCTTGGACCGGAGCCTCGAAAAGGATGGAGGCGGTCCATTTGCTCACCCACCAGCGCATCCATTTGGTCTTCTGGCACTTGCAAGCCCCGTCCGGGGTCGAACCACCCAGTAACTGGTTCGAGGTGGGGCTCGAAAAGGTCGGCGAACTGGCGGTGCCCAAACCGATCGAACGCTATCTGGCGGAGGTGGTCAAGCCGGTTCGAGGGCGCCGGAGGTGAACTTCTATCTTTGGATCGCACCACAGAAAGCATTCCCCATGGCAGGCGTGAACAAAGTGATCCTCATCGGCAATCTGGGCGCCGACCCCGAAGTGCGGCACCTGCAGAACGGCGCCACGGTGGCCAACTTCCGCCTGGCCACCACCGAGAAGTTGCGCGTGAAGGTGACCGGTGCCGATGGCCAGGAAGCTTGGGAGAACCGCGAACAGACCGAATGGCACAATGTGGTGGTTTGGCGTGGCCTGGCCACCGTGGTGGAACGCTACCTGCGCAAGGGCAGCAAGGTCTTCGTGGAAGGCAAGCTGCGCAACCGGCAATACCAGGACAAGGACGGCCGCGACCGGTACGTCACCGAAGTGGTGGCCGACGAGTTGCTCATGTTGGACCGTGCCACAAGCAGCGACCCGGCGACCATGCGCCAGCCCGCCACGCAAATGGATACCGCGCCCAACGCGGCCACCGCCCCCTCCGAGGATGATCTGCCCTTTTGAACCGGCTTCCGG is a window from the Flavobacteriales bacterium genome containing:
- a CDS encoding tetratricopeptide repeat protein, with the translated sequence MLAPRIPAGKKEAAQVDPLKMRTAEAVALVNGPDPMRGIMMLRELAEEDPGNAEVQWHLGMFSAQSGQFDKAAERLRKVLELDEAGYPDAWFYLGHVYAALDSIDQALECLGTYRTLLDDPERIAELDRSMEKLANEKR
- a CDS encoding integration host factor subunit beta, translated to MTKAELVGIIAKRTGVERNVVLVVMEAFMEEVKSSLEKGEAVHLRGFGSFVVKHRAQKTGRILAKNTTIIIPAHDVPAFKPADVFVDKVKNRSGGDKS
- the mutY gene encoding A/G-specific adenine glycosylase, which encodes MSRLSWLGQALLPWYDAQRRDLPWRDSADPYAIWLSEVILQQTRVDQGMAYWHRFLERFPDVATLAAATEDEVLKLWQGLGYYSRARNLLAAAREIAARHGGHLPGRYDELRKLPGIGPYTAAAISSIAFHEPQAAVDGNVYRVLARVFGIDAPIDQPAGQRRFAELAQQVLDPARPGDHNQAMMELGALVCLPKRPVCTECPLATRCVALADGCVDRLPVKAGRTQVRERHFNFLHIEDAGGIFMERRNGQDIWKGLYQLPLLETARAAGRAGLLSALRTNVPGPWTGASKRMEAVHLLTHQRIHLVFWHLQAPSGVEPPSNWFEVGLEKVGELAVPKPIERYLAEVVKPVRGRRR
- the ssb gene encoding single-stranded DNA-binding protein, encoding MAGVNKVILIGNLGADPEVRHLQNGATVANFRLATTEKLRVKVTGADGQEAWENREQTEWHNVVVWRGLATVVERYLRKGSKVFVEGKLRNRQYQDKDGRDRYVTEVVADELLMLDRATSSDPATMRQPATQMDTAPNAATAPSEDDLPF